GGGTGGGTCAGTgcgggggctgctcccccccccccgggcccccccgggcccccccagcccccccagcacgCACTTGAGCTCCCTGACCCAGGGCAGCATGCGGAGGTCCTCCTCGGTGCAGAGGTGCAGGTACTCCCCGTGCGTGTGCCAGGGGTAGAAGGAGTGGAAGCGGACCATGTAGAACGcctggggggggacggggacgtgCCAGCCtggggtgcccccccaccccacgggGCCGGCCCCACGCGCCCCCCAGCCCTTACCTCCTTGGGCAGGGCGAagttgttgaacttcatgactCTGTACATGTActctggggagagaggggggcGTGCGGCGATGGGACCGAGCCGCTGGGCTGGACCCCTGTGCAGGACGGGCCCCCCCCGAGAGCCGCTGCCCCCCCGTGCCAAGGGCTCCAGCCCCGAATCCCCCAGAAAaggggcctggggggggggggggtcgggcACAGCCACCCCAGGGCATCGGTGTCCTGTTTGGGGGTGAGGGGCCCTGCCCCGAGGAGgaacccccccagccccccggcccTTACCGTCGTGTCCCCAGGACATGAGGACGTTCTCCAGGCCGCAGCGGGGCTGGTACATCCCGTACTCCgtgctgggggtggggtgggggctcagggctgggcccctgcccgcacccccggcacccccagccccttccccggcTGCGACGTGGGCTGTGGCCCCCCACAGCGCCCCACCGGGGTCCGGCCTCACCTGTACAGGGGGTCTCTGGCGTCAGGGTTGTCGTGGAAGGTGGAGTCCCTGAAGACCACCGACTTCTGCACCTTGCAGCCCACGGGGAAGGTGTCCCCCACCACGGCCCACTGCGGAGGGGTGCGACAGGCGTCCggccgggggggtccccaagGAGGGGCCCCTGGCCGGTGGGATCCCCCGTgccccggccgccccctccccgccgtcCCGCTCACCTGGGGCTCCCCGAAGAGCGCCAGGACCTTCCCCAGGTCGTGCAGCAGCCCCACGAGGTGGAACCAGTCTGGGGGCGAGCGGGGCCGTCACCCCCCATGGGACGCGGCCCCACGTGGGCTCCGTgtcggggtggggggcaccggCCCTACCTTTGTCGGGGTGGGCGCGGCGGATGCCCTCGGCGGTTTGGTAGGCGTGGTAGGAGTTGGGGAAGTCCACGTCCGGGTCCGACTCATCCACCAGCTGGTCCAGCAGCTCCAGCGCCTCCATGGCACTCATCCTGCGCAGGGCGCACGTCCCGTACTCGGCGCTCTGGGGACACGGCGGGGGCTGGCGACCGtgacccccccctcccgcccgcgCTGCTGCCCCGAACCCCCCCGGGACCCTCCGCAGAGCCGCGTGGGGAGCGGGGCACAGCACGTGCCCCCCGAGCAGGCCGGGATGGGgcgctggggtgggggggccgtGGCATCCCCCTGTGGCGGGTGGGCTCGGGGGGGGCCAGGGCAACCTGGGGGGCTCGCACCTTCTTCCGGACGAAGTCAACGGTCTGGTGGGTGTGCATCAGCAGGTAGGTGGTGTAGACGCGGTCCAGCAGCTTCCCCTCCTGCAGCGCAGCGTGGGGCTCaggggggctctggggctgggggagcccccCCACAGCATCCCCCCAGCCGGGGGCAGCTGAGCTCCCGCCGGGCTCCTCCggcctctccagcagcaggatgaGCCCCCCGAGCACGGCTGGACCCCTGGCGTGGCCTCGTACCGCGGGGCCCCCCCAAGGCCCTGCCTGGAGCGGGGGGGTCCTCACCGCCTCGGGGTCACCGCCCGTCCCAGCGGCAGCACGACCGGCCCCGCCGGGCTCACCGTGTAGTTCCGGTACTCGGACTTGGCGCTGCCGGACTCGGGCTCCTCGGAGGGGTCAGCGTCCTGGGCGAGAAGGGCCGGGCCCGGTCAGCGGGGACAGATCCTGCCCCCGGCCCTGCAGCCGTGCGCAGAG
This sequence is a window from Balearica regulorum gibbericeps isolate bBalReg1 chromosome 1, bBalReg1.pri, whole genome shotgun sequence. Protein-coding genes within it:
- the MIOX gene encoding inositol oxygenase produces the protein MRSLRADADPSEEPESGSAKSEYRNYTEGKLLDRVYTTYLLMHTHQTVDFVRKKSAEYGTCALRRMSAMEALELLDQLVDESDPDVDFPNSYHAYQTAEGIRRAHPDKDWFHLVGLLHDLGKVLALFGEPQWAVVGDTFPVGCKVQKSVVFRDSTFHDNPDARDPLYSTEYGMYQPRCGLENVLMSWGHDEYMYRVMKFNNFALPKEAFYMVRFHSFYPWHTHGEYLHLCTEEDLRMLPWVRELNKFDLYTKQEELPDVQQLRGYYQSLIDKYCPGQLCW